The Macaca thibetana thibetana isolate TM-01 chromosome 11, ASM2454274v1, whole genome shotgun sequence genome window below encodes:
- the ANAPC7 gene encoding anaphase-promoting complex subunit 7 isoform X3, producing the protein MTMNVIQTVPNLDWLSVWIKAYAFVHTGDNSRAINTICSLEKKSLLRDNVDLLGSLADLYFRAGDNKNSVLKFEQAQMLDPYLIKGMDVYGYLLAREGRLEDVENLGCRLFNISDQHAEPWVVSGCHSFYSKRYSRALYLGAKAIQLNSNSVQALLLKGAALRNMGRVQEAIIHFREAIRLAPCRLDCYEGLIECYLASNSIREAMVMANNVYKTLGANAQTLTLLATVCLEDPVTQEKAKTLLDKALTQRPDYIKAVVKKAELLSREQKYEDGIALLRNALANQSDCVLHRILGDFLVAVNEYQEAMDQYSIALSLDPNDQKSLEGMQKMEKEESPTDATQEEDVDDMEGSGEEGDLEGSDSEAAQWADQEQWFGMQ; encoded by the exons TTCACTAGAGAAAAAATCCTTATTGCGAGATAACGTGGACCTACTGGGAAGCTTAGCAGATCTGTACTTCAGAGCCGGAGACAATAAAAACTCTGTCCTCAAGTTTGAACAGGCACAGATGTTGGATCCTTATCTGATAAAAG GAATGGATGTATATGGCTACCTATTGGCACGAGAAGGGCGGCTGGAGGATGTTGAGAACCTTGGATGCCGCCTTTTCAATATCTCTGATCAGCATGCAGAACCGTGGGTGGTTTCTGG CTGTCACAGCTTCTATAGCAAACGCTACTCACGGGCCCTCTATTTAGGAGCCAAGGCCATTCAGCTGAACAGTAATAGTGTTCAAGCTTTGCTACTTAAGGGAGCAGCACTTAGGAACATGGGCAGAGTCCAAGAAGCAATAATCCACTTTCGGGAGGCCATACGGCTCGCACCTTGTCGCTTAGATTGTTATGAAG gTCTTATCGAGTGTTACTTAGCCTCCAACAGTATTCGAGAAGCAATGGTAATGGCTAACAACGTTTACAAAACTCTGGGAGCAAATGCACAGACCCTTACCCTTTTAGCCACCGTTTGTCTTGAAGACCCAGTGACACAGGAGAAAGCCAAAACGTTATTAGATAAAGCCCTGACCCAAAGGCCAGATTACATTAAGGCTGTGGTGAAAAAAGCAGAACTGCTTA GCAGAGAACAGAAATATGAAGATGGAATTGCTTTGCTGAGGAACGCACTGGCTAATCAGAGTGACTGTGTCCTGCATCGGATCCTAGGAGATTTCCTTGTAGCTGTCAATGAGTATCAGGAGGCAATGGACCAGTATAGTATAGCACTAAG TTTGGACCCCAATGACCAGAAGTCTCTAGAGGGGATGCAGaagatggagaaggaggagagtCCCACGGATGCCACTCAGGAGGAGGATGTGGACGACATGGAAGGGAGTGGGGAAGAAGGGGACCTGGAGGGCAGCGACAGTGAGGCGGCCCAGTGGGCtgaccaggagcagtggttcgGCATGCAATGA